In a single window of the Gossypium hirsutum isolate 1008001.06 chromosome D02, Gossypium_hirsutum_v2.1, whole genome shotgun sequence genome:
- the LOC107910585 gene encoding uncharacterized protein, giving the protein MVQLLNLVVHNLAAPALHNSGFAGSCSRIWQRDSYWDARPSSRSNEYPLFIPRQNYCSTSGDNSWTDKSSSNFGVASMESERRPHLDSINSFNYSSASPHTVETHKDLQKGISLLKKSVACVTTYCYNSLCLDVPTEASTFEAFSKLLATLSSTREVPSVFSLKMACSRSGKQAQQLNKSVWNVNSPMSSSTLLESAHMLPLTKNFSDHNLPSSAASFLFGNELSDNGKNESLIDGWDIVEHPTFPPPPSETEDIEHWTRAMFIDATRR; this is encoded by the exons ATGGTACAGCTTCTAAATCTTGTTGTTCATAATTTGGCTGCTCCTGCTCTTCATAACTCAGGTTTTGCG GGGTCTTGCTCCCGAATATGGCAACGGGATTCTTATTGGGATGCACGTCCTTCTTCTCGAAG CAATGAATATCCGCTTTTTATACCACGCCAAAATTACTGCTCCACTAGTGGGGATAATTCATGGACAGATAAAAGCTCTAGTAATTTTGGTGTGGCTTCGATGGAATCTGAGAGAAGGCCTCATCTGGATTCAATTAATAGCTTCAATTATTCTTCTGCCTCTCCACACACCGTTGAAACACACAAGGACTTGCAGAAAGGGATTTCTCTTCTGAAGAAAAGTGTGGCATGTGTAACAACTTACTGCTATAACTCACTCTGTTTAGATGTTCCTACCGAGGCATCTACCTTCGAAGCATTTTCTAAATTATTGGCCACGTTATCTTCAACTAGGGAAGTTCCATCTGTTTTTTCCTTGAAAATGGCTTGTTCAAG gtCAGGTAAGCAAGCTCAACAGCTTAACAAGTCTGTCTGGAATGTGAATTCTCCTATGTCATCGAGCACATTATTGGAGAGTGCACACATGCTGCCTTTGACG AAAAACTTCTCCGATCACAACCTTCCGAGTTCAGCTGCCAGTTTTCTTTTCGGCAATGAGTTATCTGATAACGGGAAGAACGAAAGCCTTATTGATGGATGGGATATAGTGGAGCATCCTACATTTCCCCCTCCACCATCAGAAACCGAGGATATTGAGCATTGGACTCGAGCAATGTTTATCGATGCCACAAGGCGATGA
- the LOC121203333 gene encoding uncharacterized protein has product MSKKASNCAICDNSNRASICAVCVNYRLNEYNSLLKSLKNHRDLLYSKLNELIAAKGKADDQLNWRVRQSEKLTNLKEKLRRSKEQLAQGKVKIERVSHELKVKYGVLKSARGTLEKNRVEKLEKFYPNLICTQSLGHVHLDEERRDGSSGQYDLICNARLPRGLDPHSVPSEELAASLGYCFCLFF; this is encoded by the exons ATGTCAAAGAAAGCCAGCAACTGCGCTATTTGCGACAATTCAAATCGCGCTTCTATTTGCGCCGTTTGCGTCAATTACAG ATTAAATGAGTATAATTCTTTGTTAAAATCATTGAAAAACCATCGTGATTtgttatattcaaaattaaacgaACTGATTGCCGCAAAG ggGAAAGCTGATGATCAACTGAATTGGAGAGTTCGTCAAAGCGAGAAGCTAACTAACTTGAAAGAGAAGCTTCGTCGAAGCAAGGAACAATTAGCTCAAG GTAAGGTTAAGATTGAGAGAGTGTCTCATGAGTTAAAGGTTAAGTATGGAGTGCTTAAATCAGCTCGTGGCACG TTGGAAAAGAATCGTGTGGAAAAGCTCGAAAAGTTCTATCCCAATCTTATTTGCACACAAAGCCTGGGGCAT GTACATTTAGATGAGGAGCGAAGAGATGGATCTAGTGGTCAGTATGATCTGATTTGCAATGCACGCTTGCCAAGGGGGCTTGATCCACACTCTGTTCCCTCAGAAGAGCTTGCTGCCTCGTTAGGGTATTGTTTTTGCCTTTTCTTTTAA